The DNA sequence TCCACACCCTGCGCGTAACGCTCCAGTATAATCATTTGGAAGGGAGAGTTGGTCTGGGCGCCGGAAAGGTCAGCCGCGTGCCGCACGACAGGACTAGTAAGATGTACAGCATTCTTGTAGTGGATGATGAACCGAGCATACGCGGTGCGATCGCGCAATGGTTCACCCTGCGCGGATATTTCGTCGAGACCGCCGCGGACGGGCAGGTGGCCGTGGACATGTGCAAGGAACGCAGGTATGACCTCGTGACCATGGACCTGGAGATGCCAAGGCTGTCGGGGCGGGACGCGATTCC is a window from the Candidatus Hydrogenedentota bacterium genome containing:
- a CDS encoding response regulator yields the protein MYSILVVDDEPSIRGAIAQWFTLRGYFVETAADGQVAVDMCKERRYDLVTMDLEMPRLSGRDAIPVIRGIAPETPILIVTGFPQTGEDLMEAGVVKVITKPLRLQDLEREVRGMLEACA